A stretch of Lysinibacillus agricola DNA encodes these proteins:
- the rplQ gene encoding 50S ribosomal protein L17, translating to MGYRKLGRTSSQRKAMLRDLATDLIINERIETTEARAKEVRKAVEKMITLGKRGDLHARRQAAAFIRRELVTTTDAEGNETTSFALQKLFDDVAPRYAERQGGYTRILKVGPRRGDGAPVVVIELV from the coding sequence ATGGGTTACAGAAAACTTGGTCGTACAAGTTCTCAACGTAAAGCGATGTTACGTGACTTAGCTACTGATTTAATCATCAACGAGCGTATCGAAACTACTGAGGCTCGCGCTAAAGAAGTACGTAAAGCTGTTGAAAAAATGATTACTTTAGGTAAACGCGGTGATTTACATGCACGCCGTCAAGCTGCTGCATTCATCCGTCGTGAACTAGTAACAACTACTGATGCAGAAGGTAACGAAACAACTTCATTTGCACTTCAAAAGTTATTTGATGATGTTGCACCACGTTATGCAGAGCGTCAAGGTGGTTACACTCGTATTCTTAAAGTAGGTCCTCGTCGTGGTGACGGTGCACCTGTTGTTGTGATTGAATTAGTTTAA
- a CDS encoding energy-coupling factor ABC transporter ATP-binding protein: MDIKLQQVSYAYAQGTPFEKRALFDVDFEIPSHTYQAIIGHTGSGKSTILQHFNALLRPTSGEVHIGDRIVVAGKKAKDLKSVRQKVGIVFQFPEHQLFEETVLKDIMFGPMNFGVTEKEAEARAKELVGLVGLPENVLEKSPFDLSGGQMRRVAIAGVLAMEPEVIVLDEPTAGLDPRGQKEIMDMFYKLHQERGLTTILVTHSMEDAARYADNIVIMHEGKNVLSGIPQEIFKDVETLKNFRLEPPRIVRFQQKIEKMINQSFSKICLTEEELATEIARVLREERAES; the protein is encoded by the coding sequence ATGGACATCAAACTTCAACAAGTAAGCTATGCCTATGCACAGGGTACACCTTTTGAGAAACGTGCATTATTCGATGTAGATTTTGAAATTCCATCACATACGTATCAGGCGATTATTGGGCATACTGGCTCTGGTAAATCGACCATTCTTCAGCACTTTAATGCACTTCTAAGACCTACTTCAGGGGAAGTGCATATTGGAGACCGTATTGTCGTAGCTGGAAAAAAGGCGAAGGATTTAAAATCTGTACGCCAAAAGGTTGGTATTGTGTTTCAATTCCCGGAGCATCAGCTGTTTGAAGAAACCGTATTAAAGGATATTATGTTTGGTCCTATGAACTTCGGTGTAACGGAAAAAGAAGCTGAAGCGCGAGCAAAAGAACTTGTAGGCTTAGTAGGCTTACCAGAGAACGTACTTGAAAAATCACCTTTTGATTTATCTGGTGGACAAATGCGCCGAGTGGCAATTGCTGGCGTATTAGCAATGGAACCTGAAGTTATTGTTTTAGATGAACCAACTGCAGGGCTTGATCCACGCGGTCAGAAAGAGATTATGGATATGTTTTATAAGCTACATCAGGAACGTGGCCTAACGACAATTCTCGTTACGCACAGTATGGAGGATGCAGCTCGTTATGCGGACAATATTGTCATTATGCATGAAGGGAAAAATGTATTAAGTGGGATACCACAAGAAATTTTCAAAGATGTGGAGACATTGAAGAATTTCCGCTTAGAACCTCCTCGTATCGTACGCTTTCAACAAAAAATCGAAAAAATGATAAATCAATCCTTCTCAAAGATATGCTTAACCGAAGAAGAGCTAGCAACTGAAATTGCTCGAGTGCTAAGAGAGGAGCGTGCAGAATCATGA
- a CDS encoding adenylate kinase, with amino-acid sequence MNIVLMGLPGAGKGTQADKIVEKYAIPHISTGDMFRAAIKGGTELGLQAKSFMDQGALVPDEVTIGIVRERLAKPDCEKGFLLDGFPRTVPQAEALDSILADLGKAIEHTINIQVEKDELIARLSGRRICKTCGTSYHLIFNPPAEEGKCDKDGGELYTRADDNPETVANRLEVNMKQAQPLLDYYEVKGVLTNIDGQQDINNVFADLDALLQGSRS; translated from the coding sequence ATGAATATCGTTTTAATGGGTCTGCCAGGTGCTGGTAAAGGTACACAGGCAGATAAAATTGTTGAGAAGTACGCGATTCCTCATATTTCTACAGGCGATATGTTCCGTGCTGCTATTAAAGGTGGTACAGAACTAGGCTTACAGGCTAAATCGTTTATGGATCAAGGTGCTCTAGTGCCGGATGAAGTAACGATTGGTATTGTTCGTGAGCGACTTGCTAAACCTGATTGTGAAAAGGGATTCTTACTAGATGGTTTCCCACGTACTGTTCCTCAAGCTGAAGCTTTAGACAGCATTCTTGCTGACCTTGGCAAAGCTATTGAACATACGATTAACATCCAAGTTGAAAAAGATGAGCTAATTGCTCGTCTATCAGGTCGTCGTATTTGTAAAACTTGTGGCACATCTTATCATCTAATTTTCAATCCTCCAGCTGAGGAAGGAAAATGTGATAAAGATGGTGGCGAGCTTTATACACGTGCGGATGATAATCCTGAAACGGTTGCGAACCGTCTGGAAGTAAATATGAAACAAGCACAACCTTTACTTGACTACTATGAAGTAAAAGGTGTGTTAACAAATATAGATGGACAGCAAGATATTAACAATGTGTTTGCTGATCTTGATGCTCTATTACAGGGCAGCCGCAGCTGA
- a CDS encoding DNA-directed RNA polymerase subunit alpha — protein sequence MIEIEKPKIETVEISEDSKYGKFVVEPLERGYGNTLGNSLRRILLSSLPGAAVTSIQIDGVLHEFSTVEGVVEDVASIILNVKKLALKIYSDEEKVIEIDVKGDGTVTAADITHDSDVEILNPDLYIATIAKNGHLRMRMYAQRGRGYTPADQNKREDLPIGVIPIDSIYTPVSRVNFQVENTRVGQSSDYDKLSLDVWTDGSIGPKEAISLGAKILTEHLNIFVGMTDEAQTAEIMVEKEEDQKEKVLEMTIEELDLSVRSYNCLKRAGINTVLELANKSEDDMMKVRNLGRKSLEEVKAKLEELGLGLRKED from the coding sequence ATGATCGAAATTGAAAAACCAAAGATTGAAACGGTGGAGATCAGCGAAGATTCCAAATATGGAAAGTTTGTTGTAGAACCGCTTGAACGCGGATATGGAAACACTTTGGGTAATTCTTTACGTCGTATCCTTCTGTCTTCATTACCAGGAGCTGCTGTCACTTCAATTCAAATTGACGGTGTTCTTCACGAATTCTCAACTGTAGAAGGCGTTGTAGAGGATGTAGCTTCAATTATTTTGAACGTGAAAAAACTAGCTCTTAAAATCTACTCTGACGAAGAAAAAGTTATTGAGATTGATGTAAAAGGCGATGGTACAGTTACAGCTGCTGACATTACACATGACAGTGATGTAGAAATTTTAAACCCGGATCTATATATTGCAACAATCGCTAAAAACGGTCATTTACGTATGCGTATGTACGCTCAACGCGGCCGTGGTTACACTCCTGCTGATCAAAACAAACGTGAGGATCTTCCTATCGGCGTGATCCCGATCGACTCTATTTACACTCCAGTATCACGCGTCAATTTCCAAGTGGAAAATACTCGTGTAGGTCAGTCTTCTGACTACGATAAACTTTCTCTTGATGTGTGGACAGATGGTAGCATCGGTCCGAAAGAGGCGATTTCGCTCGGAGCAAAAATTTTAACCGAGCATCTAAACATCTTCGTTGGCATGACAGATGAGGCACAAACTGCTGAAATCATGGTCGAAAAAGAAGAAGATCAAAAAGAAAAAGTTTTAGAGATGACTATCGAAGAACTTGATCTTTCTGTTCGCTCTTATAACTGCTTAAAACGCGCTGGTATTAATACAGTACTAGAACTTGCGAATAAGTCAGAAGACGATATGATGAAAGTTCGTAACCTTGGACGTAAGTCACTAGAAGAAGTAAAAGCGAAGTTAGAAGAGCTTGGTTTAGGATTACGCAAAGAAGACTAA
- the rpsM gene encoding 30S ribosomal protein S13, translating to MARIAGVDIPRDKRVVISLTYIFGIGKTTAQKVLADAGISEDTRVRDLTEDELNKIREQLDKYKLEGDLRRETSLNIKRLMEIGSFRGIRHRRGLPVRGQNTKNNARTRKGPRKTVANKKK from the coding sequence ATGGCACGTATTGCTGGTGTTGACATTCCTCGCGACAAACGCGTGGTAATTTCATTAACTTACATTTTCGGTATTGGTAAAACTACAGCTCAGAAAGTATTAGCTGACGCAGGCATTTCAGAAGATACACGCGTACGCGACTTAACTGAAGATGAGTTAAACAAAATCCGTGAACAATTAGACAAATACAAACTTGAAGGTGACTTACGTCGCGAAACTTCATTAAATATCAAACGTTTGATGGAAATCGGTTCATTCCGTGGTATCCGTCACCGTCGTGGTTTACCTGTTCGTGGTCAAAATACGAAGAACAATGCGCGTACGCGTAAAGGTCCTCGTAAAACAGTTGCGAACAAGAAAAAATAA
- the rpsK gene encoding 30S ribosomal protein S11, protein MARKQQTRKRRVKKNIESGIAHIRSTFNNTIVTITDMQGNAVSWSSAGALGFRGSRKSTPFAAQMAAETAAKTSLEHGLKTLEVTVKGPGAGREAAIRALQAAGLEVTAIKDVTPVPHNGCRPPKRRRV, encoded by the coding sequence ATGGCTCGTAAACAACAAACTCGTAAACGTCGTGTGAAAAAGAATATCGAATCTGGTATCGCACACATTCGTTCTACATTTAACAATACAATCGTAACGATTACAGATATGCAAGGTAACGCTGTATCTTGGTCAAGTGCTGGTGCTCTTGGTTTCCGTGGTTCACGTAAATCTACACCATTCGCTGCTCAAATGGCTGCAGAAACTGCTGCTAAAACATCCCTTGAACATGGTCTGAAAACGTTGGAAGTAACTGTTAAAGGTCCTGGTGCTGGTCGTGAAGCTGCAATCCGTGCACTTCAAGCTGCTGGTTTAGAAGTAACTGCTATTAAAGACGTTACTCCAGTTCCTCATAATGGTTGCCGTCCGCCGAAACGTCGTCGCGTGTAA
- the secY gene encoding preprotein translocase subunit SecY, which produces MFQTISNFMRVRDIRNKIIFTLLMLIVFRIGTFVPVPNVDANVLKATDEFNLVGFLNTFGGGALKNFSIFAMGIMPYITASIIVQLLQMDVVPKFAEWAKQGEVGRRKLAQFTRYFTIVLAFIQSFAMSFGFNRMYGGSLIKEEGILTYVTISIVLTAGTAFLVWLADQITAHGVGNGISIVIFAGIVAALPTGINQIYAQQIEGAGDKLFINLIILGLLVLIMLAVVVGVIYVQQALRKIPIQYAKRVTGRNQQTGGQQTHLPLKVNAAGVIPVIFASAFLMTPRTLVPFFGEGAVTTFIENTFDNTKPVGMIVYVALIIAFTYFYAFIQVNPENVADNLKKQGAYIPGIRPGESTQTYLTSVLYRLTFVGAIFLTVISVMPIIFISFMNLPATVQIGGTSIIIVVGVALETMKQLESQLVKRHYKGFMK; this is translated from the coding sequence ATGTTTCAGACAATCTCTAACTTTATGCGTGTTCGAGATATACGAAATAAGATCATTTTCACCCTTTTAATGTTAATCGTTTTCCGTATTGGTACGTTTGTACCAGTACCGAACGTTGACGCTAATGTATTAAAGGCAACTGATGAGTTCAACCTCGTTGGTTTCCTGAATACTTTTGGCGGTGGTGCTTTAAAGAACTTCTCTATCTTTGCGATGGGAATTATGCCTTACATCACTGCTTCAATCATTGTTCAGTTATTGCAAATGGACGTAGTACCGAAATTTGCTGAGTGGGCAAAGCAAGGTGAAGTCGGAAGACGAAAACTTGCTCAATTTACTCGTTACTTTACAATCGTTCTTGCCTTTATCCAATCATTCGCGATGTCATTTGGTTTTAATAGAATGTACGGCGGGTCATTGATTAAAGAAGAAGGAATTTTAACATATGTTACAATTTCTATTGTATTAACAGCGGGTACAGCATTCCTAGTATGGCTTGCTGATCAAATTACTGCGCATGGTGTCGGTAATGGTATTTCTATTGTAATTTTCGCAGGTATCGTTGCGGCATTACCTACGGGTATCAACCAAATCTATGCACAACAAATCGAAGGTGCGGGTGATAAGCTATTTATCAACCTAATAATCCTTGGATTACTTGTTTTAATTATGCTTGCAGTTGTTGTTGGGGTTATCTACGTGCAACAAGCACTACGTAAAATTCCAATTCAATATGCAAAACGAGTTACTGGACGTAACCAACAAACTGGTGGTCAACAAACGCATTTACCGTTAAAAGTAAATGCTGCAGGGGTTATTCCGGTAATCTTTGCATCAGCGTTTCTTATGACACCTCGTACGTTAGTTCCGTTCTTTGGTGAAGGTGCTGTAACAACATTCATTGAAAACACGTTTGATAATACAAAACCTGTTGGGATGATTGTTTACGTTGCATTGATCATCGCGTTCACATATTTCTATGCATTCATACAAGTGAATCCAGAAAATGTGGCAGATAACTTGAAAAAGCAAGGTGCTTACATTCCGGGTATTCGCCCTGGTGAAAGTACACAAACGTATTTAACAAGCGTGTTATATCGTCTGACATTTGTCGGTGCGATTTTCTTAACTGTTATTTCTGTAATGCCGATTATATTCATAAGCTTTATGAATCTACCTGCCACAGTGCAAATCGGTGGTACTAGTATTATTATCGTAGTCGGCGTAGCGCTCGAAACGATGAAGCAGCTAGAATCTCAACTTGTTAAACGTCACTACAAAGGCTTTATGAAATAA
- the infA gene encoding translation initiation factor IF-1 yields the protein MAKDDVIEVEGTVVETLPNAMFKVELENGHVILAHVSGKIRMHFIRILPGDKVTIELSPYDLTRGRITYRFK from the coding sequence ATGGCGAAAGATGATGTAATTGAAGTCGAAGGAACAGTTGTTGAGACTTTGCCAAACGCGATGTTTAAGGTAGAATTAGAAAATGGACATGTGATTCTAGCACACGTATCTGGTAAGATTCGTATGCACTTTATCCGTATTCTACCAGGAGATAAGGTTACTATCGAGTTATCCCCTTATGATTTAACTCGCGGTCGTATCACATACCGTTTTAAATAA
- a CDS encoding energy-coupling factor transporter transmembrane component T family protein gives MMEKMIFGRFLPGNSPVHKLDPRSKLIFVFAFIIIVFLANNTVTYAMLLAFTLLIVLVSRIRLYFLINGLKPVLFLMAFTFLIHIFMTKEGAPVFEWKFITIYEEGIRQGIFISVRFLVLVFMTSILTLTTSPISITDGIEVLLNPLKAVKVPVHELALMMSISLRFIPTLMDETDKIMKAQMARGSDLSSGPIKDRIKAVVPLLVPLFVSAFKRAEDLATAMEVKGYRGGEGRTRYRKLKWDMSDTFALVSLVGMGALLFFYRS, from the coding sequence ATGATGGAGAAAATGATATTTGGGCGCTTCCTACCTGGAAACTCTCCGGTTCATAAGCTCGATCCACGATCAAAGCTTATATTTGTCTTTGCGTTCATTATTATTGTTTTTTTAGCAAACAATACAGTGACATATGCCATGCTATTGGCATTTACCTTACTCATTGTGTTAGTGTCACGTATTCGCCTGTATTTTTTAATTAATGGTCTAAAGCCAGTTCTTTTTTTAATGGCATTTACCTTCTTGATTCATATATTTATGACGAAAGAAGGCGCCCCGGTATTTGAGTGGAAGTTTATCACTATCTATGAAGAGGGTATACGACAAGGGATATTCATTTCGGTACGATTTCTAGTTCTAGTGTTTATGACATCTATCTTAACACTTACAACGTCACCGATTTCAATTACGGATGGCATTGAAGTACTGCTAAATCCATTAAAAGCAGTGAAAGTGCCTGTGCATGAGTTAGCTCTAATGATGTCTATTTCATTGCGCTTTATTCCAACGTTAATGGATGAAACAGATAAAATTATGAAAGCACAAATGGCACGTGGCTCGGATTTATCTTCTGGACCGATAAAAGATCGTATTAAAGCGGTCGTGCCATTACTGGTGCCTCTGTTTGTAAGTGCCTTTAAACGAGCTGAGGATTTAGCAACAGCTATGGAAGTAAAAGGCTACCGTGGAGGCGAAGGGCGTACAAGGTATCGCAAGCTAAAATGGGATATGAGCGATACATTTGCACTCGTGTCATTAGTAGGGATGGGCGCTTTACTATTCTTCTATAGAAGTTAA
- the rpmJ gene encoding 50S ribosomal protein L36 yields MKVRPSVKPICEKCKVIRRRGKVMVICENPKHKQKQG; encoded by the coding sequence ATGAAAGTGAGACCATCTGTGAAACCGATCTGCGAAAAATGTAAAGTAATTCGCCGACGCGGTAAAGTAATGGTAATCTGTGAAAATCCTAAACACAAACAAAAACAAGGTTAA
- a CDS encoding energy-coupling factor ABC transporter ATP-binding protein encodes MPEILSLNNVTFSYTPEEKESRNAVENVSFAVQEGEWIAIVGHNGSGKSTIAKLMNGLLYPQQGDVRILREPLSEENLWESRSQMGMVFQNPDNQFVGATVQDDVAFALENNGVPYEEMVERVHAALEQVKMNNFLDHEPHHLSGGQKQRVAIAGALALKPKLLILDEATSMLDPQGRAEVLQTVQTLRAETGLTVISITHDLEEAMLADRVLFMNDGKKFAEGTPAEIFSFGDKLVEFGLDLPFAMKLSKLLQKEGVPLMGQHMTEEELVNDLWTSNFNK; translated from the coding sequence ATGCCAGAAATTTTATCATTAAATAACGTGACATTTTCATATACACCAGAAGAAAAAGAAAGTCGCAATGCTGTTGAAAATGTAAGCTTTGCGGTACAAGAAGGAGAATGGATTGCCATTGTTGGCCATAACGGTTCTGGTAAATCCACCATTGCAAAGCTTATGAATGGTTTGCTATACCCACAGCAGGGCGATGTACGTATATTACGCGAACCATTAAGTGAAGAAAACCTATGGGAAAGCCGCTCACAGATGGGCATGGTTTTTCAAAATCCAGACAATCAATTTGTTGGAGCGACAGTGCAGGATGATGTTGCTTTCGCTCTTGAAAATAACGGAGTGCCATATGAAGAGATGGTAGAACGTGTACATGCAGCACTCGAGCAAGTAAAAATGAACAATTTTTTAGATCATGAGCCACATCACTTATCAGGTGGGCAAAAGCAGCGTGTTGCCATTGCAGGAGCACTGGCGTTGAAACCAAAGCTCCTTATTCTTGATGAAGCCACATCTATGCTAGATCCACAGGGGCGTGCGGAGGTATTACAAACAGTTCAAACTTTACGTGCTGAAACAGGGCTAACGGTAATATCCATTACGCATGATTTAGAGGAAGCCATGCTGGCAGATCGTGTTCTCTTTATGAATGATGGAAAGAAATTTGCTGAGGGTACACCTGCTGAAATTTTTTCATTTGGGGACAAGCTAGTTGAATTTGGGCTAGACTTGCCATTTGCCATGAAGTTATCAAAGTTATTGCAAAAGGAAGGTGTTCCGCTAATGGGACAACATATGACAGAAGAAGAGTTGGTGAATGATTTATGGACATCAAACTTCAACAAGTAA